The DNA segment TCGACGCGCTCCGGACGAGTACGGCGGGCCGCATCCCAGACGGTACCCGAAAGCGGCGCGAACTGCTCGAGCAACTCGTCCGCTGCCGAAAGTGAGAGACCGGCAGTGCCGGCCAGAACCGTCGCCGCGAGTACAGCGCGGCGTGTCATGTCGCCAGTCACATCTCGACATTCGGGCAACACGTCTTAACTGTTGACCGGCCCAGGTGTCTCCACTCGGCCTTCCCTCGAGTGAAACTGATTGCTTCCCTCGAGTTGCAGAATCCGTTCTTCTCCACCCTCGAGCTACAACGCTTCCGTATTGAGCCTCGAGACGCCCACGCGCAAGAGGAGGTACGAGCCGAGACCGAGGGCGCTGTAGGCCACGAGCAACAGCCAGGTGGTCGTCGTCTCGCTACCGATAGCGAACTTCGCGATGGTATTGGCAGGATGTTCGGGCAACAGCGTCGTCACGACGAGTAAGCCGACGATACCGGCCGAATACAGCAACTGGGCCTGTCGACGGTCCGGGGCGTAGAGTGCCACCCCGAGGCCACCCGCGACGATACACAGCGCCAGCGCCGATACAAGCACGACGAGAGGGCCGGGATGGACGATTGCCGTTCCGTTGAGCGCGAGCAACAGCAACCACGCGACGGCTTGCAGCGGCGCCAATCCCGCCGTTGCCACCAGTTTCGCGTCGATGACATCCGCGAACGAAAGCGGGGCAACTCGAAGCAACTCGAGGGTGCCTCGCTGCCGTTCTTCGATCAGCGAATCGACGGCGATGGAACCGCTGATAAACACCGGGAGGAACAACAATAGCGGGATCAGAATCGTGTAAGTGAATCCGACGTACGGATTGGCACCATCCGTTTCCGGAACCGGCAGTGGCTGTGACTCGAGACGGTCGCCGTTCGCCGTCCGTTCCTCGAATTCGACGGCCCGCAGCGCCGATTGGAGTTCCGAGATCAGGAGCGTCGTTCCGAGACCCTCGTCTGGTGCCGTGACCGTTATTCGAAGGGTATCATCCTCGAGTCGCACCACCTCGAGCACGGCCGCGACCCGTCGTTCGTCGAAGGCGTCGGAGGCGGTTTCCGGGTCGTCGTACGGTTGGGCACTGAGGGTCTCCTGTTCGGAAACTATCTCGAGGATCGCGTCACGGTCATCGCCGGTGACGGCGATTTCCATCTCGCCGCCATCGACCGCGCTAGGATCGTACAGCGAGACGAGGCCGACGACCAGGAAGCCCGAAAAGCCGGCGATGACGAGCTGGATAGCGAGTGCGAGTACGATTGTCTTTTCGGCGCGGAGCGACCGAACCTCACGGCGAACGATTGCCAGTTTCGCCCGCCACGTCGGTTCCGTCGTTGCGTTAGAAGACAAGGGTGATCACCCCAAGGTTGTACGTCGCGT comes from the Natronosalvus amylolyticus genome and includes:
- a CDS encoding ABC transporter permease; protein product: MSSNATTEPTWRAKLAIVRREVRSLRAEKTIVLALAIQLVIAGFSGFLVVGLVSLYDPSAVDGGEMEIAVTGDDRDAILEIVSEQETLSAQPYDDPETASDAFDERRVAAVLEVVRLEDDTLRITVTAPDEGLGTTLLISELQSALRAVEFEERTANGDRLESQPLPVPETDGANPYVGFTYTILIPLLLFLPVFISGSIAVDSLIEERQRGTLELLRVAPLSFADVIDAKLVATAGLAPLQAVAWLLLLALNGTAIVHPGPLVVLVSALALCIVAGGLGVALYAPDRRQAQLLYSAGIVGLLVVTTLLPEHPANTIAKFAIGSETTTTWLLLVAYSALGLGSYLLLRVGVSRLNTEAL